The Paenibacillus sp. FSL R7-0204 genome includes a region encoding these proteins:
- a CDS encoding RNA-guided endonuclease InsQ/TnpB family protein: protein MLRNKKQGGETLQTVTIQIRIFPTHPSVLVDMGGEYIRTVNELTEQAERSGTFPKLTSKTVRANLPSAVKNQVIRDAKSLFQRFKKTKKRPLLQKSVYYVNNQNYTIWGNPISFPVILDGKVQRLVVPALLSDRERNMLSDGKLGLLRVVQKSAKWFVQISIERPTKPADGHEVMGIDLGLKVPAVVVTSSGKTKFCGNRRKNKFVRRKYSTHRRKLGKLKKLSAIRKQNNKESRYMKDQNHKISRQIVNMAIQEKVSVIKLEKLTNIRKTTRTSRKNAKNLHHWSFYQLQMFIGYKASLAGIKVVKVNPAYTSQTCPSCGERNKAKDRTYQCDCGYTAHRDRVGAINIMRQPVADGNSLPA from the coding sequence ATGTTGAGGAACAAAAAGCAAGGGGGTGAGACCCTGCAAACCGTAACGATTCAAATCCGCATTTTTCCAACCCATCCGTCTGTATTAGTGGATATGGGGGGTGAATACATTCGAACCGTCAACGAACTAACGGAGCAAGCCGAAAGGTCTGGAACGTTTCCGAAACTAACTTCAAAAACCGTTCGCGCCAATCTACCCTCTGCCGTAAAGAATCAAGTGATTCGCGACGCCAAAAGCCTGTTTCAGCGGTTCAAGAAAACGAAGAAGCGGCCTCTGCTCCAAAAGAGTGTGTACTACGTGAACAATCAAAATTATACGATTTGGGGCAACCCCATTTCTTTCCCCGTGATCCTGGATGGAAAAGTACAACGTCTGGTGGTTCCTGCGCTTCTTTCGGATCGAGAGCGAAACATGCTTTCGGATGGGAAGCTCGGACTTCTGCGTGTGGTTCAAAAATCAGCGAAATGGTTTGTTCAAATTTCAATCGAACGACCCACTAAGCCAGCCGATGGTCATGAAGTGATGGGGATTGATTTAGGCTTGAAAGTGCCTGCTGTTGTCGTAACCTCTAGCGGGAAGACCAAATTTTGCGGAAACAGACGTAAAAATAAATTTGTTCGCCGTAAGTACAGTACCCATCGCCGCAAATTAGGAAAGCTTAAAAAGCTATCCGCGATCCGTAAACAGAACAACAAGGAAAGTCGTTATATGAAAGATCAGAATCACAAAATCAGCCGCCAGATCGTGAATATGGCGATTCAAGAAAAGGTGTCTGTCATCAAGCTAGAGAAACTGACGAATATTCGTAAGACGACAAGAACAAGTCGTAAAAACGCTAAAAATCTGCATCATTGGTCGTTCTATCAGTTGCAAATGTTCATCGGATATAAGGCGAGTCTCGCTGGAATCAAAGTGGTCAAAGTGAATCCGGCATACACTTCGCAAACCTGTCCCTCTTGTGGAGAGCGGAACAAAGCAAAGGATCGAACGTATCAGTGCGACTGCGGGTATACAGCACATCGGGATCGGGTCGGTGCCATCAACATCATGCGTCAACCTGTGGCAGATGGTAACAGTCTGCCAGCCTAG
- a CDS encoding transposase, which yields MNYHFVFCPRYRRKVLVDQVEIQFKQIVIEICAEREQFKHLNHLQSLWTRSYLVSTAENVSSETIQRYVEEQKARG from the coding sequence ATTAACTATCATTTTGTTTTTTGCCCTAGATACAGACGTAAAGTGCTAGTCGATCAAGTGGAGATTCAGTTTAAGCAAATCGTTATAGAGATATGTGCCGAACGTGAACAATTTAAGCACTTGAACCACTTGCAATCCCTCTGGACTCGTTCCTACTTGGTCAGCACGGCAGAGAACGTTTCCAGCGAGACGATCCAACGATATGTTGAGGAACAAAAAGCAAGGGGGTGA
- a CDS encoding VOC family protein, with amino-acid sequence MQLGCTYLVVRDMKGSIAFYEALLNRRADSRKPERWVEFHCGNTLALWNPEFDKELIRNNGEVSEHFNEAYLNYKQAGELRYGNNVILNFNVTDLNAEYARVQSLDIGAVSEIFYINVVRPYYCFMLEDPDGNFIEITGDYEVE; translated from the coding sequence ATGCAACTGGGTTGTACGTATCTAGTCGTTCGGGATATGAAAGGTTCGATTGCCTTTTACGAAGCATTATTAAATAGGAGAGCGGACTCCCGAAAGCCGGAGCGCTGGGTAGAATTCCATTGCGGGAATACCCTAGCTTTGTGGAACCCGGAATTCGACAAGGAACTGATAAGAAATAACGGCGAAGTGTCGGAACACTTTAATGAAGCCTATTTGAATTACAAACAGGCGGGCGAGCTGCGGTATGGAAATAATGTAATCCTTAACTTCAACGTTACTGACTTGAACGCAGAATATGCGAGAGTACAATCACTTGATATTGGTGCAGTCTCAGAGATTTTCTATATTAATGTTGTGCGTCCTTATTACTGCTTCATGCTGGAAGATCCGGATGGTAACTTTATTGAAATCACTGGAGATTATGAGGTAGAATAG
- a CDS encoding LacI family DNA-binding transcriptional regulator, producing the protein MRSEDIAKLAGVSRSTVSRVINNYSNVPEETRAKVLKVIEQHQYEPNSFARALAGKKTDTIGLFAISMNEKENATRIYQNNYFAPFVDAVVDTSNARGCYVLIHTVYSPDDFLKVKQAFLQKRIDGGIIVGTQKDIEIVREMVGLGSPLVLIDYDISEIMSEHLDRNHLAIVNSKDYEGTVEAIEYLIGLGHTEIGMICGRMNTYSGRERYMAYENTLKRHGLALQKDFVLQGDFLKETAYQEVKKLLSSGGPLPTAFFSSNDDMAISAMEAFSEHGISVPEDISIAGFDDVQLAARIHPKLTSVRLPIYEMSKAAVEKVIELCDSQAPTFSTISFPARLITRDSCQPPKK; encoded by the coding sequence ATGCGAAGCGAAGATATTGCCAAGCTAGCCGGGGTTTCGCGAAGCACCGTATCCCGTGTGATCAACAATTATTCAAACGTCCCTGAAGAGACCCGGGCTAAGGTGCTGAAGGTAATTGAGCAGCATCAGTACGAGCCGAACAGCTTCGCCCGGGCTTTGGCCGGCAAGAAAACCGACACGATCGGGCTGTTTGCCATCAGCATGAACGAGAAGGAGAACGCAACGCGGATTTATCAGAATAATTACTTCGCCCCCTTCGTCGATGCTGTGGTAGATACGTCGAATGCCCGCGGCTGTTATGTTCTGATTCACACCGTCTATTCTCCCGACGACTTCCTGAAGGTCAAGCAGGCCTTCCTCCAGAAACGGATTGACGGAGGCATCATTGTCGGCACCCAGAAGGATATCGAGATTGTACGGGAGATGGTGGGCCTTGGCTCCCCGCTTGTGCTGATCGATTATGACATTTCGGAAATTATGTCGGAGCATCTGGACCGCAATCATCTCGCCATTGTGAATTCCAAGGATTATGAAGGTACGGTTGAAGCCATTGAGTACTTAATCGGTCTCGGCCATACGGAGATCGGCATGATCTGCGGACGGATGAATACTTATTCCGGGCGGGAGCGCTACATGGCCTACGAGAATACACTGAAGCGCCATGGACTTGCCCTGCAGAAGGACTTCGTCCTTCAGGGTGATTTTCTCAAGGAGACCGCCTATCAGGAAGTGAAGAAGCTGCTCAGTTCCGGCGGCCCGCTGCCAACCGCCTTCTTCTCCTCCAACGACGACATGGCTATCTCGGCGATGGAAGCGTTCTCGGAGCATGGCATTTCCGTACCGGAGGATATCTCCATTGCGGGGTTCGACGATGTGCAGCTTGCTGCACGGATTCATCCCAAGCTGACCTCCGTCCGTCTGCCGATTTATGAAATGTCCAAAGCCGCTGTCGAGAAGGTCATTGAGCTATGCGATTCGCAAGCGCCGACCTTCAGCACCATCAGTTTCCCGGCGCGCCTGATCACCCGCGATTCCTGTCAGCCGCCGAAGAAGTAG
- a CDS encoding GH36-type glycosyl hydrolase domain-containing protein, which translates to MKFGTFDDTRKEYVINTPKTPYPWINYLGNEQFFGLISNTAGGYTFYRDARMRRLTRYRYNNIPLDTGGRYYYLYDGGDFWTPGWMPVKRDLDFYECRHGLGYTSITGERNGISVNQLAFVPMGHNAEVHRLVVKNTGDVKKTVKLFSFAEFCLWNANDDMTNFQRNLSTGEVEVKDSVIYHKTEYRERRNHYAFYSVNKEIAGFDTDRESFVGMYNGLDAPQAVAAGEATNSVASGWSPIGSHALDITLEPGEAQSFIFVLGYIENPEDEKWEALNVINKKPAQAVIDQFATDAQVDAALAVLAAHWDNLLSKYQIKSGDDKLNRMVNIWNPYQCMVTFNMSRSASYFESGIGRGMGFRDSNQDLLGFVHQIPERARERILDIAATQFPDGSAYHQYQPLTKKGNNEVGSGFNDDPLWLISGTAAYIKETGDYSILDEQVPFDSNPDHTATLFEHLKLSFEHVTNNLGPHGLPLIGRADWNDCLNLNCFSTEPGESFQTTENIAGGVAESVFIAGLFVFVGPDYAEICRMRGLDDVAADAVAKIENMSAITLSHGFDGDWFLRAYDHYGDKIGSKENEEGQIFIEPQGMCVMAGIGVENGEAARALTSVQERLDTDYGIVLQQPPYSKYYVNLGEISTYPPGYKENAGIFCHNNPWIMIAETVLGHGDRAFDIYKKIAPAYLEDISEVHRMEPYVYSQMIAGKDAVRHGEAKNSWLTGTAAWNYVAITQSILGIQADFAGLKVDPCIPAEWDGFEITRVFRGDTYVISIQNPNHVSKGVASLTLDGAAVEGNIIAPVGDGAVHQVVVTLG; encoded by the coding sequence ATGAAATTCGGAACTTTTGACGATACCCGTAAAGAGTATGTAATCAACACCCCCAAAACACCTTATCCTTGGATTAACTACCTCGGCAACGAGCAGTTTTTCGGCCTCATCTCTAATACTGCCGGGGGTTACACCTTCTACCGCGATGCGCGGATGAGAAGACTTACCCGTTACCGGTATAACAATATTCCGCTGGATACCGGCGGCCGTTACTATTACCTGTATGATGGAGGAGATTTCTGGACACCTGGCTGGATGCCGGTGAAGCGGGATCTCGACTTCTACGAATGCCGCCACGGCCTTGGCTACACTTCCATTACAGGCGAGCGTAACGGCATTTCCGTGAATCAGCTTGCTTTTGTACCGATGGGCCACAATGCGGAAGTTCACCGTCTGGTTGTAAAGAACACTGGCGATGTGAAGAAGACCGTGAAGCTGTTCTCCTTTGCCGAGTTCTGCCTGTGGAATGCCAACGATGATATGACCAACTTCCAGCGTAACCTCAGCACCGGCGAAGTCGAAGTGAAGGATTCCGTCATTTATCACAAAACAGAATACCGCGAGCGCAGAAACCACTACGCCTTCTATTCTGTAAATAAGGAAATTGCCGGCTTCGATACGGACCGCGAATCGTTCGTGGGCATGTACAATGGCCTGGATGCTCCTCAGGCAGTTGCTGCCGGCGAGGCTACTAACTCTGTCGCCAGCGGCTGGTCGCCAATCGGCTCCCACGCACTTGACATCACGCTGGAGCCGGGCGAAGCCCAGAGCTTCATCTTCGTACTCGGCTACATCGAGAACCCTGAGGATGAGAAATGGGAAGCCCTGAACGTTATCAACAAGAAGCCGGCCCAGGCTGTCATCGATCAGTTTGCTACAGATGCCCAGGTGGATGCCGCCCTCGCTGTTCTGGCTGCGCACTGGGATAACCTGCTGTCCAAATACCAGATCAAGAGCGGTGACGACAAGCTGAACCGGATGGTGAACATCTGGAATCCGTACCAGTGTATGGTCACCTTCAACATGTCCCGTTCCGCATCGTACTTCGAATCCGGGATTGGCCGCGGTATGGGCTTCCGCGACTCCAACCAGGACTTGCTCGGCTTCGTTCACCAGATTCCTGAGCGTGCCAGAGAACGGATTCTCGATATCGCCGCTACCCAATTCCCTGACGGCAGCGCATATCACCAGTACCAGCCGCTTACCAAGAAGGGCAACAACGAAGTCGGCTCCGGCTTCAACGATGATCCGCTCTGGCTGATCTCGGGTACAGCAGCCTACATTAAGGAGACCGGCGATTATTCGATCCTTGATGAGCAGGTTCCTTTTGACAGCAATCCGGATCACACTGCAACCCTGTTCGAGCATCTGAAGCTGAGCTTCGAGCATGTTACGAACAACCTCGGGCCTCACGGCCTGCCGCTGATCGGACGCGCGGACTGGAATGACTGTCTGAACCTGAACTGCTTCTCTACCGAACCGGGAGAATCGTTCCAGACCACGGAGAATATCGCAGGCGGCGTAGCGGAATCTGTGTTCATTGCAGGTCTGTTCGTCTTCGTTGGACCGGACTATGCCGAGATCTGCCGGATGCGCGGACTGGATGATGTAGCCGCTGACGCTGTTGCCAAGATTGAGAACATGAGTGCCATCACGTTGTCCCACGGCTTCGACGGCGACTGGTTCCTGCGCGCTTATGACCACTATGGCGACAAGATCGGCAGCAAGGAGAACGAAGAAGGCCAGATCTTCATTGAGCCGCAAGGCATGTGCGTAATGGCCGGAATCGGTGTAGAGAACGGTGAAGCGGCCCGCGCCCTGACTTCCGTGCAGGAACGTCTGGATACGGACTATGGTATCGTTTTGCAGCAGCCTCCGTATTCCAAGTACTATGTGAACTTAGGTGAAATCTCCACGTACCCTCCGGGCTACAAAGAGAATGCCGGGATCTTCTGCCATAACAACCCGTGGATCATGATTGCAGAGACGGTCCTTGGACATGGCGACAGAGCTTTTGACATCTACAAAAAAATCGCTCCAGCCTACCTGGAGGACATCAGCGAAGTGCACCGGATGGAGCCTTACGTGTACTCCCAGATGATCGCCGGTAAAGATGCCGTACGTCACGGGGAAGCGAAAAACTCCTGGCTGACAGGTACAGCCGCATGGAACTATGTAGCGATCACCCAGTCTATCCTGGGGATTCAGGCAGACTTCGCCGGGCTCAAGGTTGACCCTTGTATCCCTGCAGAATGGGACGGCTTCGAGATTACCCGCGTCTTCCGTGGCGACACTTATGTGATCTCGATCCAGAACCCAAACCATGTCTCCAAAGGCGTAGCCAGCCTGACCCTCGACGGCGCTGCCGTGGAAGGCAACATTATCGCGCCTGTGGGCGACGGTGCTGTTCATCAGGTCGTAGTTACTCTCGGTTAA
- a CDS encoding YitT family protein, translated as MRSFPSYVIILLASLLIATGTNFFLVPYKILDGGIIGIALIINYISGTKIGLCIMLCSLPIFLLAWFRQREIFYNSILGLLASSLLIELLFPLQYYFLYYIELGSISSAIIGGFLMGTGLGLMLRFKASTGGTDLLARFIQRYIPLNVGLIIFLTDFLIIGAGGILISKETFFHSILTIIAGGVATGLCTLEE; from the coding sequence ATGCGATCCTTCCCAAGCTATGTTATTATTCTGCTGGCCAGCCTGCTGATAGCAACAGGAACGAACTTCTTCCTGGTCCCCTATAAAATCCTTGATGGAGGAATTATCGGCATTGCCCTCATTATTAATTATATCTCCGGCACCAAAATCGGACTGTGCATTATGCTATGCAGCCTGCCTATCTTCCTGCTGGCCTGGTTCCGGCAACGGGAAATCTTTTACAACAGTATTCTGGGTCTGCTGGCTTCCTCCCTGCTAATCGAGCTGCTCTTTCCGCTCCAGTATTATTTCCTGTACTATATTGAGCTGGGCTCCATTTCAAGCGCCATTATCGGCGGCTTCCTGATGGGCACCGGACTAGGGCTGATGCTGCGCTTCAAAGCCAGTACAGGCGGAACCGACCTCCTCGCCAGATTCATCCAACGCTATATTCCGCTGAATGTCGGCCTGATTATCTTCCTGACGGACTTCCTGATCATCGGTGCTGGCGGTATTCTGATCTCCAAGGAGACCTTTTTCCATTCGATTCTGACGATTATTGCAGGAGGGGTGGCTACAGGATTATGCACACTGGAGGAATAG
- a CDS encoding threonine/serine exporter family protein, producing MDSTSTNSNTSTHDIIDLCLLAGKIMLQSGAETYRVEDTMSRMAAALGFPGAHSYVTPTVIMFTTSRTEPVKLFRIAERTTDLQKVSEVNDISRRLTERQLTAAEARERLGVVDDAAHAYPVWVQIAAAALTGACFTVMFKGSLQDALPSLLISGTGFAAATYLHRLVQIRFFAEFIASFIIGLLAFFSVKLGVGREMDKIIIGCVMPLVPGLLITNAVRDLMAGHLVSGISKGADAFLTAFAIGTGIGLVLSIF from the coding sequence TTGGATAGTACAAGCACGAATAGCAACACTTCCACACATGACATTATCGATCTGTGCCTGCTGGCAGGCAAGATCATGCTCCAGAGCGGTGCAGAGACCTACCGTGTGGAGGATACCATGAGCCGGATGGCGGCAGCACTTGGCTTCCCCGGTGCGCATAGCTACGTCACGCCGACGGTCATTATGTTCACCACCAGCCGGACCGAGCCGGTGAAGCTGTTCCGGATCGCCGAACGGACAACAGACCTGCAAAAGGTATCCGAGGTGAATGACATCTCCCGGCGGCTGACCGAACGCCAGCTCACAGCTGCTGAAGCCCGCGAACGCCTTGGCGTGGTCGATGACGCGGCCCATGCTTACCCGGTATGGGTACAGATCGCAGCGGCAGCCCTGACAGGAGCCTGCTTCACGGTCATGTTCAAGGGCAGCCTGCAGGATGCTCTGCCGTCGCTGCTGATCTCCGGGACAGGCTTCGCAGCAGCCACTTATCTCCACCGCCTGGTGCAGATCCGTTTTTTCGCAGAATTCATTGCTTCCTTCATTATCGGCCTGCTGGCCTTCTTCTCCGTCAAGCTCGGCGTGGGACGGGAGATGGACAAGATTATTATCGGCTGTGTAATGCCGCTCGTACCGGGGCTGCTCATCACCAATGCGGTCCGTGACCTGATGGCCGGGCATCTGGTATCCGGCATCTCCAAAGGGGCCGACGCCTTTCTGACTGCGTTCGCCATCGGGACCGGCATTGGGCTGGTCCTGTCGATTTTTTAA
- a CDS encoding threonine/serine exporter family protein → MILQLITSFIAASTFCILFNAPVRALLQCGFAGMIGWMLYLLLDNSSDTVVATFGATVVVGLISQFFARSFKMPVIIFSVGGIIPLVPGGLAYDAMRRFVENDNNLGIQFGVQALLLSGAIATGLVLSEVLGQVFMRLKKLPKQP, encoded by the coding sequence ATGATTTTGCAATTGATCACCAGCTTCATCGCTGCCTCAACCTTCTGCATTCTATTCAATGCACCGGTACGCGCGCTGCTGCAGTGCGGCTTCGCCGGAATGATCGGCTGGATGCTGTACCTGCTGCTGGATAACAGCTCCGATACTGTCGTCGCAACCTTTGGTGCTACTGTTGTAGTCGGACTGATCAGCCAGTTTTTTGCACGTTCCTTCAAGATGCCGGTCATTATCTTCAGTGTCGGCGGCATCATCCCGCTTGTGCCGGGCGGTCTTGCGTATGATGCCATGCGCAGGTTCGTGGAGAATGATAATAACCTCGGCATCCAGTTTGGAGTTCAGGCGCTCCTGCTGTCCGGAGCCATTGCTACCGGGCTGGTGCTGAGCGAGGTGCTGGGCCAAGTCTTTATGCGCCTCAAGAAATTGCCCAAACAACCGTAA
- a CDS encoding Na+/H+ antiporter: METFLAVLLMLGLIAVSNILNRFIPFVPVPLIQIGLGIIAALIPTGIHMHFEPELFFVLFIAPLLFNDGRRTPRGELWNLRAPILLLALGLVFVTVFVAGYAINWMIPSIPLAASFALAAILSPTDAVAVSALAGRVHLPSSIHRILEGESLMNDASGLVAFKFAIAAMVTGVFSLPKASLSFVLIAAGGLLLGVVLSFLLIRLSVFIRRFGMEDVTIHVLLQILTPFIIYLISEEIGVSGILAVVAGGVMYAIEKDRAVSPQYKLQLVSASTWSVLLLVLNGLVFLILGVSVPDVIEVIYRDQTLNNFMVAGYVLAITALLIVLRFLWVYGYSLWESKRLKAEKAPLKSQIITSISGVRGAVTLAGAFSIPLVLGDGVTPFPERDLIIALAAGVILMSLVIASIFLPLLADSEETVVRNAGVVHGNAELTARNVVIDAGMSMLRSLVSESPERSTQPVLLEFTDKVDRLCAARPDHDPAHEQFLRLGVEARKSALEAERIELRRIMENGALPEPVAVKMEELLDHTESLLCKRLNTQIKFSLTEIQRLFSGLFSGKLGGEEGQLALQNAESARTAKIAMCKAAVSAVSAGMSDENRLASQKVIDKYERLESKLVRGEGWSNDGVLDDDKLELKLQAIQEQRNTVQEMYQNGAINLKIAGRLRRFVDQLETSIWED; the protein is encoded by the coding sequence TTGGAGACTTTTCTGGCTGTGCTGTTAATGCTTGGATTAATCGCAGTATCGAATATCTTGAACCGCTTCATTCCATTTGTCCCGGTTCCCCTGATTCAGATAGGACTTGGAATCATTGCTGCACTCATTCCAACGGGAATACATATGCACTTCGAGCCCGAGCTGTTTTTTGTATTATTCATCGCTCCGCTGCTCTTCAATGACGGGCGGCGGACTCCGCGCGGTGAGCTGTGGAACCTTAGGGCACCGATTCTGCTCCTGGCGCTTGGACTTGTGTTTGTCACGGTATTTGTGGCGGGCTATGCGATTAACTGGATGATTCCCTCGATTCCGCTGGCGGCATCCTTCGCACTGGCGGCTATTCTGTCTCCTACCGATGCGGTAGCAGTGAGTGCGTTGGCTGGAAGGGTTCATCTTCCCTCGAGCATCCACCGGATTCTCGAGGGAGAATCACTGATGAACGATGCCTCCGGCCTGGTTGCCTTTAAATTCGCGATTGCAGCTATGGTTACCGGCGTGTTCTCTCTGCCTAAGGCTTCGCTCAGCTTTGTGCTGATTGCCGCAGGAGGACTGCTGCTTGGTGTGGTGCTGTCGTTCCTGCTGATCCGGCTCAGCGTGTTCATCCGCAGGTTCGGTATGGAGGATGTGACCATCCATGTCCTGCTGCAGATCCTTACCCCGTTCATTATTTATCTGATCAGCGAGGAGATCGGGGTCTCGGGTATCCTGGCCGTGGTGGCAGGGGGAGTTATGTACGCGATTGAGAAGGACAGGGCAGTCTCTCCGCAATATAAACTTCAGCTGGTATCCGCCAGTACCTGGTCAGTGCTGCTGCTGGTGCTGAACGGGCTGGTCTTCCTGATTCTCGGCGTGTCCGTTCCGGATGTGATCGAGGTGATCTACCGGGATCAGACGCTGAATAACTTCATGGTTGCCGGCTATGTTCTGGCGATCACGGCACTGCTGATTGTGCTGCGGTTTCTGTGGGTCTATGGTTACTCCTTATGGGAGAGCAAGCGGCTGAAGGCAGAGAAGGCTCCGCTCAAGTCACAGATTATTACGTCGATCTCAGGGGTGCGTGGAGCGGTAACCCTTGCGGGTGCCTTCTCCATTCCGCTGGTGCTTGGGGACGGGGTGACACCTTTTCCAGAGCGGGATCTCATTATTGCGCTGGCGGCAGGTGTGATTCTGATGTCGCTGGTCATCGCCAGCATCTTCCTTCCGCTGCTTGCGGACAGTGAAGAGACGGTAGTTCGGAACGCGGGAGTTGTGCACGGGAATGCGGAGCTGACGGCCAGAAATGTGGTCATTGACGCCGGGATGTCGATGTTGCGCAGCCTGGTCTCCGAGAGTCCGGAGCGCTCGACACAGCCTGTGCTGCTGGAATTCACAGATAAGGTTGACAGACTGTGTGCTGCAAGACCGGATCATGATCCCGCCCATGAGCAATTCCTCCGTCTGGGAGTCGAGGCACGCAAAAGTGCGCTCGAAGCCGAACGCATAGAGCTGCGGCGGATTATGGAGAACGGGGCACTGCCGGAGCCTGTTGCCGTGAAGATGGAGGAGCTGCTGGACCATACGGAGTCTCTGCTGTGCAAACGGCTGAATACGCAGATCAAGTTCTCTTTGACAGAAATTCAGCGGCTGTTCTCTGGGCTGTTCTCAGGTAAGCTCGGCGGGGAAGAAGGACAGCTCGCCCTGCAGAATGCCGAAAGTGCGCGGACGGCGAAGATTGCGATGTGCAAGGCGGCAGTATCCGCCGTTAGTGCAGGAATGAGTGACGAGAACCGGCTCGCCTCACAGAAGGTCATCGACAAGTACGAACGGCTGGAATCCAAGCTGGTGCGGGGGGAAGGCTGGAGTAATGACGGCGTACTGGATGATGACAAGCTGGAGCTGAAGCTGCAGGCGATTCAGGAGCAGCGGAATACCGTGCAGGAGATGTACCAGAACGGGGCAATTAATCTTAAGATTGCCGGCAGGCTGCGGCGGTTCGTCGATCAGCTCGAAACCTCAATCTGGGAGGATTAA
- a CDS encoding VOC family protein, producing the protein MTATAILPQALEIGLVQIRVSHLERSLSFYQNVIGLKILRQQGRTAELTADGQQVLLVLREIEQAQVMRRNSVAGLYHFAILLPDRPSLGLVLRNLIDSGISVGQGDHLVSEALYIEDPDHNGIELYRDRPRDTWKYEATGDVVMTTDPVDVDGLLAASEGRSWTGLPAGTVMGHVHFHVGDLAEAKKFYVDALGFTVTAHYGDAAMFISAGGYHHHMGLNTWAGKGAPAAPANAAGIDYFTLLLPDIQEVHEVAERVKRAGYRVEEGGGIVTLRDPWNIGIQLLVKR; encoded by the coding sequence ATGACAGCAACAGCTATTTTACCGCAGGCACTGGAAATTGGACTTGTACAGATTCGTGTAAGTCATTTGGAGCGCTCGCTCAGCTTTTACCAGAATGTGATTGGACTGAAGATCCTGCGGCAGCAAGGGCGTACGGCAGAACTGACGGCGGACGGCCAGCAGGTGCTGCTGGTTCTGCGGGAGATTGAGCAGGCTCAGGTGATGCGCCGGAACTCGGTGGCCGGACTGTACCATTTTGCGATTCTGCTGCCGGACCGGCCTTCTCTGGGACTAGTGCTGCGCAATCTGATCGACTCCGGGATATCGGTGGGCCAGGGGGATCATCTGGTCAGCGAAGCTCTATACATTGAAGACCCTGATCATAACGGAATCGAGCTGTACCGCGACCGGCCCCGTGATACCTGGAAATATGAAGCAACAGGCGATGTGGTCATGACCACAGATCCGGTGGATGTGGACGGTCTGCTGGCTGCCTCGGAAGGACGGAGCTGGACCGGGCTACCTGCCGGCACTGTGATGGGGCATGTTCACTTCCATGTGGGCGATCTGGCAGAGGCCAAGAAATTCTACGTGGATGCGCTTGGATTCACGGTGACCGCCCATTACGGCGATGCGGCCATGTTCATTTCGGCTGGAGGCTATCATCATCATATGGGACTGAATACCTGGGCTGGCAAGGGTGCTCCGGCGGCTCCTGCGAATGCGGCAGGTATTGATTATTTTACATTATTGCTCCCTGATATTCAGGAAGTGCATGAAGTGGCTGAACGTGTGAAGCGTGCCGGATACCGTGTTGAAGAAGGCGGCGGTATAGTCACCCTGAGGGACCCGTGGAATATAGGCATACAGCTGCTAGTGAAACGTTAA
- a CDS encoding DUF4085 family protein, whose amino-acid sequence MKFFTIPWYEEMQVRGFMVFPETEQDWLEDVAWHVAEGISYEERAKDFLEYMKKDLLKYLPGYFHASIHDGTINSTYPASEFKERALQWGREYDERMQALFREYRKGYEAVKHELPEGAVQLVEKSLHDARIISYALPAEGVLEMILDCGGAMHYQCEMKLTFSGVSGLRLPEPLEKKYWLYDEIYAVEQGFELRVLMDSPPSELRITAQDVSIEILGELK is encoded by the coding sequence ATGAAATTTTTTACTATACCCTGGTATGAAGAAATGCAGGTGCGCGGATTCATGGTCTTCCCGGAGACGGAGCAGGATTGGCTGGAGGATGTGGCCTGGCATGTGGCGGAGGGGATCAGCTATGAGGAGCGGGCTAAGGATTTTCTGGAATATATGAAAAAAGATCTGCTTAAATATCTTCCCGGGTACTTCCACGCCTCGATACATGACGGAACGATAAACTCCACCTATCCTGCGTCTGAGTTCAAGGAACGGGCCTTGCAGTGGGGCAGGGAATATGATGAACGGATGCAAGCGCTCTTCAGGGAATACCGGAAAGGGTACGAAGCTGTTAAGCATGAACTCCCGGAGGGCGCCGTACAGCTAGTCGAGAAGAGTCTGCATGATGCAAGAATAATCTCTTATGCCCTACCTGCTGAAGGGGTGCTGGAGATGATCCTGGACTGCGGCGGGGCAATGCATTACCAGTGTGAGATGAAGCTAACGTTCAGTGGTGTGAGCGGACTGCGCTTGCCGGAACCGCTTGAGAAGAAATATTGGCTGTATGACGAGATTTATGCCGTGGAGCAGGGGTTCGAGCTACGGGTACTGATGGATTCCCCGCCAAGTGAACTAAGAATTACTGCACAGGATGTATCGATAGAGATTCTTGGGGAACTTAAATAA